The Candidatus Binatia bacterium genome has a window encoding:
- a CDS encoding phosphotransferase family protein, protein MADNSIETGLARFVAAKLPDVSNVLVDEVDRIHGGASRETYRLRLQYDEDGQTRERRLILRRDPEGSLIETERSVEFAAYRAMLGTAIPVPEALWLEEGDGWLGAPFFVMEELRGYSSDLTDLVSPTYAPLADKLAESKWTILGNLARLDPADVGLNEAFEVPERDQCWRRELDKWETILDKEERTPQPVTRAAIRWLRRNPPPPPDRIGVVHGDYRSGNFLFDTEGVQAILDWEMSHLGDPLEDLGWSLSPLWHFAKDDRAGGLVLPEQAISIWEKAAGREADRDALYWWQLFSCVKGQAIWVTAAREYVEGSNKDVVMALSAWSIALSQDVGTLAVMERRR, encoded by the coding sequence GTGGCTGATAATTCGATTGAAACGGGGCTGGCAAGATTTGTTGCGGCAAAGCTTCCCGACGTGAGCAATGTTCTGGTCGACGAGGTCGATCGGATTCATGGGGGAGCTTCGCGCGAAACCTACCGACTGCGGCTGCAGTACGATGAAGATGGGCAGACCCGGGAACGCCGGTTGATCCTGCGGCGCGACCCCGAGGGGAGTTTGATCGAAACCGAGCGCAGCGTGGAATTTGCGGCCTACCGGGCGATGCTCGGCACGGCGATTCCGGTGCCGGAGGCTCTGTGGCTGGAGGAAGGCGACGGCTGGTTGGGTGCGCCGTTTTTCGTGATGGAGGAGCTGCGCGGGTACAGCTCGGACCTGACCGATCTGGTGTCCCCCACCTACGCCCCATTGGCCGACAAGCTGGCCGAGTCCAAATGGACGATTCTCGGCAATTTGGCGCGTCTGGACCCCGCCGATGTCGGGCTCAACGAAGCCTTCGAGGTGCCCGAGCGTGATCAATGCTGGCGTCGTGAGTTGGATAAATGGGAGACCATTCTCGACAAGGAGGAGCGTACGCCGCAGCCCGTAACCCGGGCAGCGATTCGTTGGCTGCGTCGCAATCCGCCCCCGCCGCCGGACCGCATTGGTGTCGTGCACGGCGACTACCGCAGCGGAAACTTCCTTTTCGATACGGAAGGCGTGCAGGCCATTCTGGATTGGGAGATGTCTCATTTGGGAGACCCTCTCGAGGATCTCGGTTGGAGCCTCTCTCCCTTATGGCATTTTGCGAAAGATGATCGAGCAGGAGGGTTGGTTCTCCCCGAGCAGGCAATTTCGATCTGGGAGAAGGCTGCCGGTCGCGAGGCGGATCGGGATGCCTTGTATTGGTGGCAGCTGTTTTCCTGTGTGAAGGGACAAGCAATCTGGGTGACGGCCGCCCGCGAGTACGTCGAGGGTTCCAACAAGGATGTCGTGATGGCGCTGTCGGCGTGGTCGATCGCTCTATCGCAGGATGTGGGGACTCTGGCGGTGATGGAGAGGCGACGATGA
- a CDS encoding AMP-binding protein, producing MAGTNPSAPALVDARGSMSWLELEARTNQLARGIEGLGLVPGDHIVLSASNRREFIESLLAGMRAGMVVTPVKTGWRAEELAYVLQDADTRLVMTDGAVARETADAQAVPVLDLDQGVGKSPGQGVEQGFNQSFEDWLSEQDEAPLPHDRCGVRMSYTSGTTGRPKGVMRAMDVARPFADAFAASSQFARILEVPSFGPHLNVSALFHGAPLAFSLSLLAAGAPMHILGRWDAELALEALADGIHSTCMVPTMFRQILSLPEEVRARFSAPALNCVLHGGEPCPQPLKHEMLAWWGPILTEYYGMTEGGMTVANAREWLGRPGTVGRATRGMSVEIRSPEGEKLPAGSSGVIYFRNPAGRTFRYRNEPEKTDDAYLDEGAFTVGDIGFLDDEGYLFISGRKADLIVSGGVNIYPAEIEDLLHGLPEVADACVTSEPDEIRGESVVACLVLAPAAAAEQDAAVARIEAACEQRLAGYKRPRRFLVRTEVPRDGTGKLLRHQVRQELWGDRSPFAG from the coding sequence TTGGCGGGAACAAACCCGTCGGCTCCGGCGCTTGTGGATGCTCGCGGCTCGATGTCCTGGCTCGAACTCGAGGCGCGGACCAACCAGCTCGCCCGCGGAATTGAGGGTCTCGGGCTGGTGCCCGGGGACCATATCGTTCTCTCGGCAAGCAATCGGCGGGAATTTATCGAAAGCCTTCTTGCCGGCATGCGTGCCGGGATGGTGGTGACACCGGTCAAGACCGGTTGGCGCGCCGAAGAGTTGGCCTATGTGCTTCAGGACGCCGATACGCGCCTGGTGATGACTGACGGTGCCGTGGCTCGCGAGACCGCCGACGCACAAGCCGTCCCGGTTCTGGATCTGGATCAGGGCGTCGGGAAGAGTCCCGGGCAGGGTGTCGAGCAGGGTTTCAATCAGAGTTTTGAGGACTGGCTGTCCGAGCAGGACGAAGCACCCTTGCCGCACGATCGATGCGGCGTCCGCATGTCCTATACCTCGGGCACGACGGGGCGCCCCAAGGGTGTGATGCGGGCGATGGATGTCGCGCGGCCGTTTGCCGATGCCTTTGCGGCGAGTTCCCAATTTGCACGCATCCTTGAGGTGCCGAGCTTCGGGCCCCATTTGAATGTCTCGGCGCTTTTTCATGGGGCACCTCTGGCCTTCAGCCTATCGCTTCTGGCAGCCGGGGCGCCGATGCATATTTTGGGTCGCTGGGATGCCGAACTCGCGCTCGAGGCACTTGCCGACGGAATCCATTCGACCTGCATGGTGCCCACGATGTTCCGCCAAATTCTGAGTCTGCCCGAGGAAGTGCGCGCGCGATTTTCGGCACCCGCGCTCAATTGCGTCCTGCACGGTGGCGAGCCCTGTCCGCAGCCTCTGAAACACGAGATGCTTGCGTGGTGGGGCCCGATTTTGACCGAGTATTACGGCATGACCGAAGGGGGCATGACAGTCGCCAATGCCCGCGAATGGCTCGGCCGGCCCGGGACGGTGGGGCGGGCCACGCGAGGCATGTCCGTGGAGATCCGATCACCGGAGGGCGAGAAACTGCCCGCAGGATCCTCGGGGGTGATTTATTTCCGCAATCCGGCCGGACGCACCTTCCGCTACCGCAATGAACCCGAGAAGACCGACGACGCCTATCTCGACGAGGGTGCTTTTACGGTGGGAGATATCGGTTTCCTCGACGACGAGGGCTATTTGTTTATCTCGGGCCGTAAAGCGGATCTGATCGTGTCGGGTGGGGTCAATATCTATCCGGCCGAGATCGAGGACCTGCTGCATGGACTCCCGGAGGTCGCCGATGCTTGCGTGACCAGTGAGCCCGACGAGATCCGCGGCGAGAGCGTTGTTGCCTGCCTGGTGCTCGCTCCGGCGGCGGCTGCCGAGCAAGACGCGGCAGTGGCGCGAATCGAAGCTGCCTGCGAGCAACGTCTGGCCGGGTACAAACGGCCCCGTCGCTTTCTGGTCCGCACGGAGGTGCCGCGCGACGGCACGGGCAAGCTCTTGCGCCATCAGGTGCGCCAGGAGCTCTGGGGCGATCGCTCTCCGTTTGCGGGGTAG
- a CDS encoding acyl-CoA/acyl-ACP dehydrogenase encodes MDFSLNEEQTALVDLADQILTEKATHESIRAIERAEGPRFDADLWKTLGTSGLIGVALPEAYGGAGMGFLEFSAILEKVGKTVAPVPLLETVVLGGMPLAAHGTEEQKKTLLPAIASGEQIVTAALLEDLREPVDPGTTAAADGNGWVLDGHKIAVRAAELASQILVPAKTANGITIFLVDPTADGVHLTALDTTTGQPEADIRLNGVRVASEAIVGGLDQGAPIVAEMVLQANAALCSYAVGACESALALTSDYIKTRKQFDQPIAMFQAVAHRAADSYIDTEALRLVARQAAWRISEGLPSETEVAIAAYWATTGGDRVLHAAQHLHGGVGVDRDYPLHRFFLAMRHLGLTMGGESRQLQALGRLVVD; translated from the coding sequence ATGGATTTTTCGTTGAATGAAGAACAAACCGCGCTGGTCGATCTGGCCGACCAGATTCTGACCGAGAAGGCAACGCATGAAAGTATCCGCGCCATCGAGCGCGCCGAAGGCCCACGCTTCGATGCCGATTTGTGGAAGACTTTGGGCACCAGCGGGTTGATCGGTGTGGCCTTGCCGGAAGCCTATGGTGGGGCCGGCATGGGTTTTCTGGAATTTTCGGCGATTCTCGAAAAGGTCGGCAAGACGGTCGCACCGGTGCCATTGCTCGAGACCGTGGTCCTGGGGGGCATGCCTCTGGCCGCTCACGGAACCGAAGAACAGAAAAAAACACTTTTGCCCGCGATTGCCTCGGGCGAGCAGATCGTCACCGCCGCTCTTCTCGAGGATTTGCGGGAACCGGTGGATCCTGGCACGACAGCGGCGGCGGACGGAAATGGATGGGTTCTCGACGGCCACAAGATTGCGGTGCGCGCTGCGGAACTCGCCAGCCAGATTCTGGTGCCGGCGAAAACCGCGAACGGGATCACGATCTTTCTTGTGGATCCCACAGCTGACGGCGTGCATCTGACCGCACTGGATACCACGACTGGTCAGCCCGAGGCCGATATCAGGCTCAACGGGGTTCGGGTCGCGTCCGAGGCGATCGTCGGCGGCCTCGATCAGGGCGCGCCGATTGTCGCGGAAATGGTCTTGCAGGCAAATGCCGCACTTTGTTCCTACGCGGTCGGTGCTTGCGAGTCGGCCTTGGCCCTGACGTCGGATTATATCAAGACCCGCAAGCAATTCGATCAGCCGATTGCGATGTTTCAGGCCGTCGCCCACCGGGCTGCAGATTCCTACATCGATACCGAAGCTCTGCGACTTGTGGCCCGCCAGGCTGCCTGGCGAATCTCCGAGGGATTGCCCTCGGAGACCGAAGTAGCGATCGCCGCCTATTGGGCCACCACCGGTGGGGATCGGGTGCTTCATGCTGCCCAGCACCTCCATGGCGGTGTCGGTGTGGACCGGGACTATCCGCTGCATCGCTTTTTTCTCGCCATGCGGCATCTCGGTTTGACCATGGGCGGTGAAAGTCGCCAGCTGCAGGCATTGGGCCGGTTGGTGGTGGATTAG
- a CDS encoding acyl-CoA dehydrogenase family protein, which produces MYIGYTEEQEALRSELRSYYENLLTPEVVRGLHEGQGTGEVMRSVVKQMGADGWLGVGWPQEYGGRGLSPIEQFIWFDESMRSGAPVPMLTINTVGPSIMKFGSEEQKSFFLPKILKGEIHFCIGYTEPAAGTDLASLTTRADREGDEFVINGQKVYTSLAGDADFIWLAARSDQEVAKHKGLSIFVVDMKTPGIKVDPMTLLSSHDINTTFLDDVRVPASGVVGNPGDGWALITNQLNHERVTLCSVGMLSGAYEACMDWARETRMPDGKRVADQEWVQANFAKIRAGLEYLKLLNWKVAWASEQGPLDVADASSIKVYGTEFYLDSVRMLMEVLGPRGYLSADSEAAVIGGRLENLYRSLLILTFGGGTNEVQRDLIGLFGMGLPRIPRH; this is translated from the coding sequence ATGTACATTGGATATACCGAGGAACAGGAAGCGCTCCGCAGTGAGCTTCGCTCGTACTATGAGAATTTGCTGACCCCGGAAGTCGTCCGCGGTCTTCACGAGGGGCAGGGCACCGGTGAGGTGATGCGCTCGGTTGTGAAGCAGATGGGCGCGGACGGATGGTTGGGCGTGGGCTGGCCGCAGGAATACGGCGGCCGTGGTCTCAGCCCGATCGAGCAATTCATCTGGTTTGATGAATCGATGCGCTCGGGAGCGCCTGTGCCGATGCTGACCATCAACACCGTCGGTCCCTCGATCATGAAGTTCGGCAGCGAAGAGCAGAAGTCCTTCTTCCTGCCCAAGATTCTTAAAGGCGAGATTCATTTTTGTATCGGCTACACCGAGCCTGCCGCCGGTACCGACCTTGCGTCCCTCACCACCAGAGCCGACCGCGAAGGCGATGAGTTCGTGATCAACGGGCAGAAGGTTTATACCAGCTTGGCCGGCGACGCCGATTTCATCTGGCTTGCTGCGCGCTCGGACCAGGAGGTCGCCAAGCATAAGGGCCTGTCGATTTTCGTCGTCGACATGAAGACGCCGGGGATCAAGGTCGACCCCATGACGTTATTGTCCTCGCATGACATCAACACGACATTCCTCGATGACGTGCGAGTGCCCGCCTCGGGCGTGGTGGGGAATCCGGGCGACGGCTGGGCGTTGATCACCAACCAGCTCAACCACGAACGCGTGACTCTTTGTTCCGTCGGTATGCTTTCCGGTGCCTATGAGGCTTGTATGGATTGGGCCCGCGAAACCCGGATGCCGGACGGCAAGCGCGTGGCGGACCAGGAATGGGTCCAGGCCAACTTCGCCAAGATCCGGGCCGGTCTGGAATACCTGAAGTTGCTTAACTGGAAGGTTGCCTGGGCCTCCGAGCAAGGCCCTCTGGATGTGGCGGATGCCTCGAGCATCAAGGTCTACGGGACCGAGTTCTATCTGGATTCGGTTCGCATGCTGATGGAGGTGCTCGGTCCTCGCGGTTACCTGAGCGCCGACTCCGAAGCGGCCGTGATTGGCGGGCGTCTCGAGAATCTCTACCGCTCCTTGCTGATCCTGACATTTGGTGGCGGCACCAATGAGGTCCAACGAGATCTCATCGGATTGTTCGGGATGGGTTTGCCCCGGATTCCTCGTCACTAA
- a CDS encoding histidine phosphatase family protein: MTIWTLRHPPVDRQGRCVGQTVIETTISGADAVALAMEAAPFRPGKLFSSDLPRCATLARDLAAAWSVPVRTDARLREMDFGEWEGRTYDAIDAEDGPRWRAWCADWQTITPPGGESLHAFASRVGGWLEDQAPSPTDAIVTHAGVIRVFRALGGATWEEAMASDNPFLGWIQHSIQHSIQDRFRRPSISS, encoded by the coding sequence GTGACGATCTGGACGCTACGTCACCCTCCTGTGGACCGCCAAGGCAGGTGTGTGGGGCAAACGGTCATCGAGACCACCATATCCGGTGCGGACGCCGTTGCATTGGCCATGGAGGCGGCGCCTTTTCGGCCGGGAAAGTTGTTCAGTTCGGACCTTCCGAGATGCGCGACATTGGCCCGTGACTTGGCGGCGGCCTGGTCGGTGCCGGTGCGCACGGATGCTCGGCTGCGCGAGATGGACTTCGGAGAATGGGAGGGCCGGACGTACGATGCGATCGACGCCGAGGATGGCCCGCGTTGGCGCGCATGGTGTGCGGACTGGCAGACGATAACGCCCCCGGGTGGAGAATCTTTGCATGCCTTTGCCAGCCGAGTCGGGGGGTGGTTGGAGGACCAGGCGCCGTCACCCACAGACGCGATCGTGACCCACGCAGGCGTCATTCGCGTCTTTCGAGCCTTGGGTGGGGCCACTTGGGAGGAAGCGATGGCATCTGACAATCCTTTTCTGGGCTGGATCCAGCATTCGATCCAGCATTCGATTCAGGACCGGTTTCGAAGACCAAGTATCTCCAGTTAG
- a CDS encoding adenosylcobinamide-GDP ribazoletransferase, with protein sequence MPEWLRAFRASFTFLTRIPVGGFPYPPKTWEWISIWFPLVGALIGLLQVLVWVGLDGYSDPTRAIVVVTLGILVTGGFHEDGLSDSVDALGGGYDRDNVMRILKDSRIGAFGALALIVALLLKVSLLVDLGALAPVGLVLGQSLSRALPVMQLGLQPYARRDDPQSKSRDVARSGRVQALIAMAWVVLIAGAAWAWGVPARGILEALFGMVVVGVVLGVYFQRRAGGLTGDFMGALQQVSELVILMALVST encoded by the coding sequence ATGCCGGAGTGGTTGCGCGCATTTCGTGCCTCGTTCACGTTCCTCACGAGGATACCGGTGGGCGGGTTCCCCTATCCGCCCAAAACCTGGGAATGGATATCCATCTGGTTTCCTCTGGTGGGTGCCCTGATCGGCTTGCTGCAAGTTCTGGTGTGGGTAGGACTGGACGGCTACTCGGATCCCACCCGGGCGATCGTTGTCGTCACCCTGGGCATTCTGGTGACCGGCGGATTTCACGAAGATGGTCTGTCCGACTCGGTCGATGCACTTGGGGGAGGCTACGACCGGGATAATGTGATGCGGATTCTCAAAGACAGCCGCATCGGTGCCTTTGGTGCGCTTGCCTTGATCGTCGCTCTATTGCTCAAGGTAAGCCTGCTGGTTGACCTGGGCGCTCTGGCCCCGGTCGGTCTGGTTCTGGGCCAATCCTTGTCGCGAGCCTTGCCGGTCATGCAGTTGGGACTGCAGCCCTATGCCCGAAGAGACGACCCCCAATCCAAATCGCGAGATGTGGCGCGGTCTGGCCGGGTGCAGGCGCTGATCGCCATGGCTTGGGTCGTATTGATCGCTGGGGCGGCTTGGGCTTGGGGCGTCCCGGCCCGGGGGATCCTGGAGGCTCTTTTCGGGATGGTGGTGGTCGGTGTGGTGCTGGGGGTTTATTTCCAGCGACGTGCCGGCGGGTTGACCGGAGACTTCATGGGAGCACTGCAGCAGGTTTCGGAGTTGGTCATTTTGATGGCGCTGGTTTCGACGTGA